A genomic region of Brevibacillus sp. JNUCC-41 contains the following coding sequences:
- a CDS encoding cytidine deaminase: MNTKELIEEAKKARDKAYVPYSKFKVGAALLTSDGKVYHGCNIENAAYSMCNCAERTALFSAYAHNDKKFTKLAVVADTDGPVSPCGACRQVISELCEKDMPVVLTNLHGDIKELTVQELLPGAFSPEDLNG; this comes from the coding sequence TTGAATACAAAAGAATTGATTGAGGAAGCTAAAAAAGCAAGGGATAAAGCTTATGTGCCTTACTCCAAATTTAAGGTGGGGGCTGCCCTTTTAACCTCTGATGGAAAGGTCTATCATGGTTGTAATATAGAAAATGCTGCATACAGCATGTGTAATTGTGCCGAAAGGACAGCTTTATTCAGCGCTTATGCCCATAATGATAAAAAATTCACTAAACTTGCCGTCGTGGCAGATACCGATGGTCCCGTTTCCCCATGCGGGGCATGCAGGCAGGTTATTTCGGAACTGTGTGAAAAGGATATGCCGGTCGTTTTGACCAACTTACATGGGGATATAAAAGAACTAACAGTACAGGAATTGCTTCCAGGAGCTTTTTCACCGGAGGATTTAAATGGATAA
- a CDS encoding PhoH family protein gives MADDVKVIKLEIKSPNEAIALLGNGDSNVKVLEEELGISVITRGEAVSVAGDIERVTMGEEILNALLTVVRKGIAISSRDVLYAIELARKGTLEYFGELYDEEIAKTAKGKSIKVKTIGQRYYIQAIKKQDLVFGIGPAGTGKTYLAVVMAINALKNGHVKRIILTRPAVEAGESLGFLPGDLKEKVDPYLRPLYDALHDLLGMEQTQRMIERGTIEIAPLAYMRGRTLEDAFVILDEAQNTTEAQMKMFLTRLGFGSKMVITGDRTQIDLPKGMKSGLVRVEEILKNVKGLSFVYFEQSDVVRHPLVAKIITAYEQAKS, from the coding sequence ATGGCAGATGATGTGAAAGTAATTAAGCTCGAAATAAAATCACCCAATGAAGCGATCGCATTATTGGGCAATGGAGATTCAAATGTAAAAGTGCTCGAAGAGGAGCTTGGCATTTCCGTCATAACCCGAGGTGAAGCGGTGAGTGTTGCCGGGGATATCGAGCGGGTAACGATGGGGGAGGAAATCCTCAACGCATTATTGACAGTGGTGAGAAAAGGAATTGCAATCAGTTCCAGGGATGTGCTTTATGCAATTGAATTGGCAAGAAAAGGCACATTGGAGTACTTCGGTGAATTATATGATGAGGAAATCGCTAAAACGGCTAAAGGGAAATCCATTAAAGTCAAAACAATCGGGCAAAGATACTATATTCAGGCTATAAAGAAACAGGACCTTGTATTTGGAATTGGGCCTGCCGGAACCGGGAAGACCTACCTTGCTGTAGTGATGGCCATCAACGCATTGAAAAATGGACATGTTAAACGGATCATCCTGACACGGCCTGCCGTCGAAGCGGGGGAAAGCCTTGGCTTTCTGCCTGGTGATCTGAAGGAAAAGGTAGATCCTTATCTACGGCCGCTGTATGACGCTCTCCATGACCTCCTAGGGATGGAACAGACGCAAAGGATGATAGAGCGCGGAACGATTGAAATAGCTCCTCTGGCTTATATGAGGGGCCGTACGCTTGAAGATGCCTTTGTCATATTGGATGAAGCCCAGAACACGACGGAAGCCCAAATGAAGATGTTCTTGACCCGGCTTGGTTTCGGATCGAAAATGGTCATTACGGGAGATCGGACCCAGATTGACCTTCCGAAAGGCATGAAGTCAGGTCTAGTCCGAGTAGAAGAGATCTTGAAGAATGTTAAAGGCCTTTCCTTTGTTTATTTTGAACAAAGTGATGTAGTAAGGCATCCGCTTGTCGCCAAAATCATTACTGCTTACGAGCAGGCGAAGTCATAA
- a CDS encoding HD family phosphohydrolase, whose translation MNRIQKFFTQIKGLLVHRFFQVLLFIILGLFAYALMFSNVKPERVQVELFKPAEQTIRSTKTVEDTYKTEQEKEEISKQVADVYSLKKEYAKNKVDLISSIFDSAIEVNKETDPDKDHKEDEGKDDKKGTVKTDAQKVSILKEKLTDEVNRNIEESVFLALVQADEDELKIAKDSTITAVNNVMSSRIAASDVENAKKKVVEELDYMSISGDMKKASTSLARTAIIQNVFFDKDKTEEQRRKAIESVEPIRILQGQIIVEENQLVDRDVYRQLELAGFLNTESTIYPYIGLLLFIFLTFAAFYYYFYYSISKKDNKYNQLLIFSLVFILSMATMKTVSILADLKNSNLEYIFPGAMAAMIIKILLNDKLAVAMIILLGSYGTIIFNGDTPGNLDFSMGLYIIFGGLTAIIILSRPNFKSKVLVAGLLLSLINMAFVFSLIFIMDSHYTRMEYLYYAAAAIGSGVGSAVLTMGLLPFFEAGFGILSSIKLIELANPNHPLLRRILIEAPGTYHHSVMVANLAESACEAIGSNGLLARVGSYYHDIGKTKRPHFFIENQMNEENPHDRLQPETSRDIIIAHAVDGGEMLRGHKFPKEIVDIAEQHHGTTLLKFFYHKAKKQDESTLEAAYRYPGPRAIMKEVAVIGIADSVEAAVRSMKHPTPEKIEELVSFIIQDRISDGQFDECDITMRELSIVKHSLCESLNGIFHSRIEYPEPDKLGQKVKE comes from the coding sequence TTGAATCGTATCCAGAAATTTTTCACTCAAATAAAAGGGCTGTTGGTCCATCGCTTTTTTCAAGTGCTTCTGTTCATCATACTTGGTTTATTTGCGTATGCGTTAATGTTCTCCAATGTTAAGCCTGAAAGGGTCCAGGTAGAGCTTTTTAAGCCTGCGGAACAAACAATCCGTTCAACTAAGACTGTGGAAGATACCTATAAGACGGAACAGGAAAAAGAAGAGATTTCAAAACAGGTGGCGGATGTTTATTCTTTAAAAAAGGAATATGCCAAAAATAAAGTCGATCTGATTTCATCCATTTTCGATTCAGCAATAGAGGTCAATAAAGAAACGGACCCCGATAAAGACCATAAAGAAGATGAGGGAAAAGACGATAAAAAAGGGACCGTAAAGACGGATGCTCAAAAAGTTTCCATATTAAAAGAAAAATTGACCGATGAAGTGAATAGAAATATCGAGGAATCCGTTTTCCTGGCATTAGTTCAGGCGGATGAAGATGAGTTGAAAATAGCGAAGGATTCAACCATTACAGCCGTGAATAATGTGATGAGCTCGCGGATCGCTGCAAGTGACGTCGAAAATGCCAAGAAAAAGGTTGTAGAGGAATTGGATTATATGAGCATTAGTGGCGATATGAAAAAAGCCTCCACTTCCCTTGCGCGTACGGCAATCATTCAGAATGTATTTTTCGATAAGGACAAAACCGAAGAACAGCGAAGGAAAGCGATTGAAAGCGTGGAGCCGATCAGGATCCTTCAAGGTCAGATCATCGTTGAAGAAAATCAATTAGTGGACAGGGATGTATATAGGCAGCTTGAACTGGCAGGCTTCTTAAATACGGAGTCTACCATTTACCCGTATATCGGCCTGCTGTTATTCATATTCCTGACCTTTGCCGCTTTTTATTACTATTTCTACTATTCCATTTCCAAAAAGGATAACAAGTACAACCAATTATTGATCTTCAGTCTTGTCTTTATCCTTTCAATGGCTACCATGAAAACGGTCAGCATTCTGGCAGACTTGAAAAACTCGAACTTGGAATACATTTTTCCGGGTGCCATGGCGGCGATGATCATCAAGATATTATTGAATGATAAGTTAGCGGTGGCAATGATCATATTGTTAGGTTCGTATGGTACGATTATATTTAATGGTGATACACCTGGAAATCTGGATTTCTCGATGGGGCTTTATATCATTTTCGGGGGATTGACGGCAATCATCATTCTATCCAGGCCGAATTTCAAATCAAAGGTGCTGGTAGCGGGGCTGCTATTGTCTTTAATCAATATGGCATTTGTTTTTTCTCTCATCTTTATTATGGACAGCCATTATACTAGAATGGAGTACTTGTATTATGCTGCTGCCGCCATAGGTTCTGGAGTGGGTTCAGCCGTTTTGACAATGGGCCTGTTACCGTTTTTCGAGGCAGGTTTCGGGATCTTATCATCGATTAAGCTTATCGAGCTCGCGAATCCCAATCATCCGTTATTGCGGAGGATTTTGATTGAGGCACCGGGGACATATCATCACAGTGTTATGGTTGCCAATTTGGCGGAATCGGCTTGTGAAGCCATCGGGTCGAATGGGTTGCTGGCAAGGGTCGGCAGCTATTATCATGATATAGGTAAAACGAAGCGGCCGCATTTCTTCATCGAAAATCAGATGAATGAAGAGAACCCGCATGATCGGCTGCAGCCGGAAACGAGCAGGGATATCATCATTGCCCATGCCGTAGATGGCGGGGAGATGCTGCGAGGTCACAAATTCCCGAAAGAGATTGTGGATATTGCAGAGCAGCATCATGGTACGACTTTATTGAAGTTTTTCTACCATAAGGCAAAAAAACAGGATGAGTCCACACTTGAAGCTGCCTACCGATATCCCGGGCCGAGGGCGATAATGAAGGAAGTGGCCGTCATCGGCATAGCCGATAGTGTGGAAGCCGCAGTGAGATCGATGAAGCACCCAACTCCGGAGAAGATTGAAGAGTTGGTAAGTTTCATCATTCAGGACAGGATTTCTGATGGTCAATTTGATGAATGTGACATTACTATGAGAGAATTGAGTATCGTGAAGCATTCCTTATGTGAATCGCTGAATGGTATCTTCCACTCCAGGATTGAATATCCGGAGCCGGATAAATTAGGACAGAAGGTGAAAGAATGA
- the era gene encoding GTPase Era: MDKLFDDKQVKDYKSGFISIIGRPNVGKSTFLNRVIGQKIAIMSDKPQTTRNKVQGVLTQNDSQMIFIDTPGIHKPKHKLGDFMMKVATNTLKEVDLILFMINATEGYGRGDEFIIEKLQSVKTPVFLVVNKIDAMHPDDLLPIIEKYQQLYPFAAVVPISALEGNNVDTLLEQIKGHLPEGPQFYPADQVTDHPERFIISELVREKVLHLTREEIPHSVAVVIDSIKKMDNSDTINVMATIVVERDSQKGIVIGKQGKMLKEVGSRARVDIENLLGSKVFLELWVKVQKDWRNKASQLRDYGFNESEY; the protein is encoded by the coding sequence ATGGATAAACTATTTGATGATAAACAAGTAAAAGATTACAAATCAGGTTTCATTTCGATTATTGGACGACCTAATGTTGGAAAGAGTACATTTCTGAATCGGGTCATCGGTCAAAAGATCGCCATCATGAGCGATAAACCGCAAACTACAAGAAATAAGGTCCAGGGTGTACTTACTCAAAACGATTCACAAATGATTTTCATCGATACACCCGGCATTCATAAACCAAAGCATAAGCTTGGTGACTTCATGATGAAAGTGGCCACGAATACATTGAAGGAAGTCGATTTGATTCTCTTCATGATCAATGCGACTGAAGGATACGGACGCGGTGACGAGTTTATCATCGAAAAACTTCAATCCGTAAAAACGCCTGTTTTCCTTGTTGTAAACAAAATCGATGCGATGCATCCAGATGATTTACTTCCGATCATTGAAAAATACCAACAGCTATACCCCTTTGCGGCGGTCGTTCCGATTTCAGCGCTTGAAGGAAATAATGTCGATACACTGCTTGAACAAATCAAGGGGCATCTGCCAGAGGGTCCCCAGTTTTATCCAGCTGACCAAGTGACAGACCACCCGGAACGTTTTATCATTTCCGAATTGGTCCGCGAGAAGGTACTGCACCTGACACGTGAAGAAATTCCGCATTCAGTGGCTGTTGTCATCGATTCAATTAAAAAAATGGACAACAGTGATACCATTAATGTCATGGCGACGATCGTTGTCGAACGTGATTCACAAAAAGGCATTGTCATCGGAAAGCAAGGGAAAATGCTTAAAGAAGTCGGCAGCCGTGCCAGAGTGGATATCGAAAACTTATTGGGCTCGAAAGTTTTCTTGGAACTATGGGTGAAAGTACAGAAGGATTGGCGGAACAAAGCAAGCCAGCTTCGCGATTATGGCTTCAATGAGAGCGAGTATTAA
- a CDS encoding diacylglycerol kinase family protein, which yields MDFQEKGKKRYPLLKSFSFACQGILEAVRTERNIKIHFVLTAIVVFFGWYFSLNGMEWLFILAAIAGTITLELVNSAIERVVDLVTDQIHPLAKQAKDIAAGAVFIYAIFSIIVGLIIFLPKFGL from the coding sequence ATGGACTTTCAAGAGAAGGGTAAAAAAAGGTATCCTTTATTAAAAAGTTTCTCTTTTGCCTGTCAGGGAATTTTGGAGGCCGTTAGGACTGAACGCAATATCAAGATACATTTCGTGTTAACGGCAATCGTCGTATTCTTTGGTTGGTACTTCTCATTGAATGGGATGGAGTGGCTTTTCATTTTAGCGGCAATAGCCGGTACGATTACGCTGGAGCTCGTTAATTCAGCGATTGAAAGGGTAGTGGACCTGGTAACGGATCAAATCCATCCGCTTGCCAAGCAGGCAAAAGATATTGCAGCCGGAGCTGTATTCATATATGCTATATTTTCTATAATAGTTGGATTGATTATCTTTTTGCCCAAGTTTGGCCTGTAG
- the yqfD gene encoding sporulation protein YqfD, which translates to MKNQWTNYYTGYVKVKAYGKGAERLINMLTRRGLHIWDVKRVGSEALIFHLDIRDIPKLRQVMRKSDCKVKFMQGKGFPFLMKRVMKNSGFLAGMIAFLLCIFVLSNMVWGIEVQDAKPATEHAIRKELDKMGVKIGKVQFFVDDVDTIQRKLSDRIGALTWVGVELKGTTYHFRVVEKRQPKEVEKTSPQNLVASKKAIIADMFVEKGQSIVNVNDYVGKGQLLVSGLIGKEDKQEIVSAQGVIKGKTWYKAKVEVPLKTKFSVFNGDETSRHFLKMGGFSLPVWGFKDPGYGKQEKETTVRPFHFLQWELPISYKQVTLRSKEDIVRSYTEKEAVKEGRKMAKAELKKHLEEEDEIIEEKILHESMENGKVKLSIHYQVIEDIAIGQPIIQGD; encoded by the coding sequence ATGAAAAACCAATGGACAAACTATTATACAGGCTATGTAAAGGTGAAGGCTTATGGCAAAGGTGCAGAACGGCTGATAAATATGCTGACGAGAAGGGGGCTTCATATCTGGGATGTGAAGCGTGTCGGAAGTGAAGCCCTGATTTTCCATCTGGATATCAGGGATATCCCCAAACTCCGTCAGGTCATGCGTAAGAGCGATTGTAAAGTAAAGTTCATGCAGGGAAAGGGTTTCCCTTTCCTAATGAAGAGAGTCATGAAAAACAGCGGGTTTTTAGCGGGGATGATCGCTTTCCTGCTCTGTATATTTGTACTTTCCAATATGGTTTGGGGCATCGAGGTTCAAGATGCCAAACCGGCAACCGAGCATGCCATTCGGAAAGAATTGGACAAGATGGGCGTGAAGATCGGGAAAGTACAATTCTTTGTTGATGATGTGGATACGATTCAGCGTAAGCTGTCAGACCGGATTGGGGCATTGACATGGGTAGGGGTAGAGCTAAAGGGAACGACATACCATTTTCGGGTAGTAGAAAAACGGCAGCCTAAAGAGGTCGAGAAAACATCTCCGCAAAATTTGGTTGCTTCAAAAAAAGCGATCATCGCTGATATGTTCGTTGAAAAGGGACAATCTATTGTTAATGTAAATGATTATGTAGGAAAAGGGCAGCTTCTTGTTTCAGGATTGATTGGAAAAGAGGATAAACAGGAGATTGTATCGGCACAGGGAGTAATAAAAGGGAAAACGTGGTATAAAGCGAAAGTGGAAGTTCCGTTAAAAACCAAGTTTTCTGTTTTTAACGGGGATGAAACGAGCAGGCACTTTTTGAAAATGGGGGGCTTTTCCCTTCCGGTATGGGGTTTCAAGGATCCGGGATATGGAAAACAGGAAAAAGAAACGACAGTGAGGCCTTTTCACTTTCTTCAATGGGAACTACCCATTTCCTATAAACAAGTGACATTGAGGAGCAAGGAAGATATTGTACGAAGTTATACCGAGAAAGAAGCGGTCAAGGAAGGCCGGAAAATGGCTAAAGCAGAATTGAAAAAGCATTTAGAAGAGGAAGATGAAATCATCGAGGAAAAAATTTTGCACGAAAGCATGGAGAATGGTAAAGTTAAATTATCTATACATTACCAAGTTATTGAAGATATAGCGATTGGACAGCCAATCATTCAAGGAGACTAA
- the ybeY gene encoding rRNA maturation RNase YbeY has product MILAIDLMDETNEVTEEAQRLVESILQFAARKENIEKDTELSVTFVDNDRIREINKEYRHKDSATDVISFALEEMGEDEVEIVGAEMPRMLGDIIISIERTKEQAEEYGHSFDRELGFLALHGFLHLLGFDHMNEEDEKVMFTKQKEILEEYGLSREG; this is encoded by the coding sequence ATGATTTTAGCTATCGATTTAATGGATGAAACGAATGAAGTAACGGAGGAAGCCCAGCGGCTTGTTGAAAGCATTCTGCAATTTGCGGCAAGAAAAGAAAACATTGAAAAAGACACCGAGCTGTCAGTTACATTTGTAGACAATGATAGGATTCGGGAAATCAATAAAGAATATCGACATAAAGATTCAGCTACAGATGTCATTTCCTTTGCACTTGAAGAAATGGGGGAAGATGAAGTGGAAATTGTCGGTGCGGAAATGCCCCGCATGTTAGGGGATATCATCATTTCCATTGAACGCACGAAAGAACAGGCTGAAGAGTATGGTCATTCATTTGACCGGGAACTTGGATTTTTAGCACTGCATGGTTTTCTGCATTTATTAGGATTCGACCACATGAATGAAGAAGATGAAAAAGTGATGTTCACTAAACAAAAGGAGATCTTGGAAGAATATGGACTTTCAAGAGAAGGGTAA
- the yqfC gene encoding sporulation protein YqfC, with protein sequence MARNWGKKVKQLMTKTMDLPQDVMMDLPRITMIGQLHIYIENHRGLLAFTDSEVRLMLKNGQLLIKGNAFVIKTILPEEIMLEGKIDKVYFINE encoded by the coding sequence ATGGCACGCAATTGGGGAAAAAAAGTGAAACAGCTTATGACCAAAACAATGGACCTTCCGCAAGATGTCATGATGGACCTGCCGCGAATTACAATGATCGGTCAATTACATATTTATATTGAAAACCATCGTGGCTTATTGGCTTTTACAGACAGCGAAGTGCGATTGATGCTGAAAAATGGGCAGTTGTTGATAAAGGGAAATGCCTTTGTCATAAAGACGATTTTGCCGGAAGAAATCATGCTCGAAGGCAAAATCGATAAGGTCTATTTTATTAATGAATGA